A genomic window from Punica granatum isolate Tunisia-2019 chromosome 2, ASM765513v2, whole genome shotgun sequence includes:
- the LOC116195568 gene encoding protein BLISTER isoform X1: MASAQVLPSSRKHEHLAAGKRRLEEFRKKKAADRAKKSSSSNVADVTVNEKRPSDTQVNLSANSDAFIQQPSISEINNGPSDISEQDSGFPINDTADTLSRTLDHMHSKDEVYNKHYEISRSNGPVDYIINQDSKETEDDSGIFRGSRYGLTSDHDSKGIEETIGIENNSNLKDFSFKIPESSPDLVANNVNSQRFPSFPQQTKSTNASPLPWAITSPSFNEEAYQPSSTKGSAPESGLLVFDVARSDDSAKFDIDERKLSSSFSGLPGVQSSAPYTSSQYSSAAYSSDHSNSSDHTPLYTPISEAHPRRSRPSFLDSLNVPRASPAFPSKYAESKELTSGNDAGNSMDSLSQSAFGTRYTDNLATSTTAISNEEHISDAGGRCVEKKPEFYLPKQDEDFAALEQHIEDLTQEKFSLQRALEASRALAESLASENSSLTDSYNQQRGAVNQLKADMEKLQEEISTQLAELESLRHEYANAQLECNAADERAKLLASEVIGLEEKALRLRSSELKLERQLENSQAEIAAYKKKVSSLEKDRLDLQSTISALQEEKKVLQSKLRKSSTSGKSIEVSQSCSNRKDISTSTDDLADASINTSSQQTEHSGSVLDNDASSSLSLSDTLQLNVEASFAYIPPDQLRMIENINTIVSELALEKEELVKALASKTSDNSKLKDLNRELSRKLEAQTQRLELLTAQSMANGSMPAKLPDAHAVLDNTAYADEGDEVVERVLGWIMKLFPGGPSRRRSSKLL; this comes from the exons ATGGCTTCCGCTCAGGTGCTGCCTAGTTCTCGCAAGCACGAACATTTGGCAGCTGGCAAGCGCCGG CTGGAAGAATTCCGGAAGAAAAAAGCGGCAGACCGAGCCAAGAAGTCCAGTTCAAGCAATGTTGCTGATGTTACAGTGAATGAAAAGCGGCCATCAGACACGCAAGTTAACCTCTCTGCAAATTCTGATGCATTTATTCAACAACCATCTATTTCTGAAATAAATAATGGACCATCTGACATTTCTGAACAAGATTCCGGTTTCCCCATAAATGACACTGCCGACACACTCTCCAGGACTTTAGATCATATGCATTCTAAAGACGAAGTTTATAATAAACATTATGAAATCTCAAGGTCCAATGGGCCAGTAGATTACATCATAAATCAAGACTCTAAGGAGACGGAAGATGACTCTGGAATTTTTAGAGGATCCCGTTATGGCTTGACATCTGACCATGACTCCAAAGGGATTGAGGAAACCATAGGTATAGAAAATAACAGCAATTTGAAAGATTTCTCATTCAAGATTCCAGAATCATCTCCTGATTTAGTTGCCAATAATGTCAACTCCCAAAGATTTCCCAGTTTTCCTCAGCAAACGAAGTCCACCAATGCAAGCCCGCTTCCGTGGGCCATCACAAGCCCATCTTTCAATGAAG AGGCCTATCAACCGAGTAGCACAAAGGGGTCTGCTCCTGAAAGTGGGCTGTTAGTGTTTGATGTCGCTAGATCTGATGATTCTGCGAAATTTGACATAGATGAAAGGAAGCTTAGTAGCTCATTTAGCGGGTTACCTGGGGTGCAGAGTTCAGCTCCATATACATCATCCCAGTACTCCTCAGCTGCTTACAGCTCTGATCATAGCAATTCCTCGGATCACACTCCTCTATATACCCCTATTAGTGAGGCACATCCTCGAAGATCTCGACCTTCTTTTCTTGATTCTCTCAATGTGCCCAGAGCTTCTCCAGCATTTCCTTCTAAATATGCTGAATCAAAGGAGTTGACTTCTGGAAATGATGCTGGAAACAGCATGGATTCTCTTAGCCAATCAGCTTTTGGGACTAGATACACAGACAACTTAGCTACTTCCACCACAGCAATAAGTAATGAGGAACATATCTCTGATGCTGGTGGACGTTGTGTGGAGAAGAAGCCAGAGTTTTATCTCCCTAAGCAAGATGAAGATTTTGCTGCCTTAGAACAG CACATTGAAGATCTAACACAGGAAAAATTCTCCTTGCAACGAGCTCTTGAGGCTTCTAGAGCTTTAGCAGAATCTTTAGCTTCTGAAAATTCATCTCTAACAGATAGTTATAACCAACAG AGAGGTGCTGTCAATCAGCTAAAAGCTGATATGGAAAAGTTACAGGAGGAAATCAGCACACAATTG GCAGAATTGGAGTCCCTCAGACATGAATATGCTAATGCACAACTAGAATGTAATGCAGCAGATGAACGAGCTAAGCTACTGGCCTCTGAAGTTATTGGCTTGGAAGAGAAG GCTCTACGGCTTAGATCCAGCGAACTAAAGCTGGAAAGGCAATTGGAGAATTCCCAAGCAGAAATTGCTGCATACAA AAAGAAAGTGTCTAGCCTAGAGAAGGATCGTTTGGATTTACAATCAACTATCAGTGCTCTCCAAGAAG AGAAGAAAGTATTGCAGTCAAAGTTGCGCAAGTCTTCTACCAGTGGAAAGTCTATTGAAGTCAGCCAGAGTTGTTCCAATAGGAAAGACATATCTACTTCGACTGATGACCTTG CAGATGCCTCTATCAACACGTCTAGCCAGCAAACGGAACATTCTGGCTCTGTTCTCGACAATGATGCCTCCAGTTCCTTGTCGTTGTCTGATACTTTACAGTTGAATGTTGAAGCTTCATTTGCTTATATTCCTCCTGACCAACTCCGGATGATTGAGAACATCAATACAATAGTATCCGAG TTAGCACTGGAGAAAGAGGAGTTAGTGAAGGCATTGGCATCCAAAACATCGGATAATTCCAAACTAAAG GATCTGAACAGGGAGCTGTCTCGAAAACTCGAAGCTCAGACACAAAGATTGGAACTGTTAACAGCCCAAAGTATGGCTAATGGTAGTATGCCAGCCAAACTTCCTGATGCTCATGCAGTCCTTGACAATACTGCTTATGCAGATGAGGGTGATGAG GTGGTTGAAAGGGTACTGGGCTGGATAATGAAACTCTTCCCAGGTGGGCCCTCGAGACGAAGAAGCAGCAAGCTCCTCTGA
- the LOC116195568 gene encoding protein BLISTER isoform X2, whose amino-acid sequence MASAQVLPSSRKHEHLAAGKRRLEEFRKKKAADRAKKSSSSNVADVTVNEKRPSDTQVNLSANSDAFIQQPSISEINNGPSDISEQDSGFPINDTADTLSRTLDHMHSKDEVYNKHYEISRSNGPVDYIINQDSKETEDDSGIFRGSRYGLTSDHDSKGIEETIGIENNSNLKDFSFKIPESSPDLVANNVNSQRFPSFPQQTKSTNASPLPWAITSPSFNEEAYQPSSTKGSAPESGLLVFDVARSDDSAKFDIDERKLSSSFSGLPGVQSSAPYTSSQYSSAAYSSDHSNSSDHTPLYTPISEAHPRRSRPSFLDSLNVPRASPAFPSKYAESKELTSGNDAGNSMDSLSQSAFGTRYTDNLATSTTAISNEEHISDAGGRCVEKKPEFYLPKQDEDFAALEQHIEDLTQEKFSLQRALEASRALAESLASENSSLTDSYNQQRGAVNQLKADMEKLQEEISTQLAELESLRHEYANAQLECNAADERAKLLASEVIGLEEKALRLRSSELKLERQLENSQAEIAAYKKKVSSLEKDRLDLQSTISALQEEKKVLQSKLRKSSTSGKSIEVSQSCSNRKDISTSTDDLDASINTSSQQTEHSGSVLDNDASSSLSLSDTLQLNVEASFAYIPPDQLRMIENINTIVSELALEKEELVKALASKTSDNSKLKDLNRELSRKLEAQTQRLELLTAQSMANGSMPAKLPDAHAVLDNTAYADEGDEVVERVLGWIMKLFPGGPSRRRSSKLL is encoded by the exons ATGGCTTCCGCTCAGGTGCTGCCTAGTTCTCGCAAGCACGAACATTTGGCAGCTGGCAAGCGCCGG CTGGAAGAATTCCGGAAGAAAAAAGCGGCAGACCGAGCCAAGAAGTCCAGTTCAAGCAATGTTGCTGATGTTACAGTGAATGAAAAGCGGCCATCAGACACGCAAGTTAACCTCTCTGCAAATTCTGATGCATTTATTCAACAACCATCTATTTCTGAAATAAATAATGGACCATCTGACATTTCTGAACAAGATTCCGGTTTCCCCATAAATGACACTGCCGACACACTCTCCAGGACTTTAGATCATATGCATTCTAAAGACGAAGTTTATAATAAACATTATGAAATCTCAAGGTCCAATGGGCCAGTAGATTACATCATAAATCAAGACTCTAAGGAGACGGAAGATGACTCTGGAATTTTTAGAGGATCCCGTTATGGCTTGACATCTGACCATGACTCCAAAGGGATTGAGGAAACCATAGGTATAGAAAATAACAGCAATTTGAAAGATTTCTCATTCAAGATTCCAGAATCATCTCCTGATTTAGTTGCCAATAATGTCAACTCCCAAAGATTTCCCAGTTTTCCTCAGCAAACGAAGTCCACCAATGCAAGCCCGCTTCCGTGGGCCATCACAAGCCCATCTTTCAATGAAG AGGCCTATCAACCGAGTAGCACAAAGGGGTCTGCTCCTGAAAGTGGGCTGTTAGTGTTTGATGTCGCTAGATCTGATGATTCTGCGAAATTTGACATAGATGAAAGGAAGCTTAGTAGCTCATTTAGCGGGTTACCTGGGGTGCAGAGTTCAGCTCCATATACATCATCCCAGTACTCCTCAGCTGCTTACAGCTCTGATCATAGCAATTCCTCGGATCACACTCCTCTATATACCCCTATTAGTGAGGCACATCCTCGAAGATCTCGACCTTCTTTTCTTGATTCTCTCAATGTGCCCAGAGCTTCTCCAGCATTTCCTTCTAAATATGCTGAATCAAAGGAGTTGACTTCTGGAAATGATGCTGGAAACAGCATGGATTCTCTTAGCCAATCAGCTTTTGGGACTAGATACACAGACAACTTAGCTACTTCCACCACAGCAATAAGTAATGAGGAACATATCTCTGATGCTGGTGGACGTTGTGTGGAGAAGAAGCCAGAGTTTTATCTCCCTAAGCAAGATGAAGATTTTGCTGCCTTAGAACAG CACATTGAAGATCTAACACAGGAAAAATTCTCCTTGCAACGAGCTCTTGAGGCTTCTAGAGCTTTAGCAGAATCTTTAGCTTCTGAAAATTCATCTCTAACAGATAGTTATAACCAACAG AGAGGTGCTGTCAATCAGCTAAAAGCTGATATGGAAAAGTTACAGGAGGAAATCAGCACACAATTG GCAGAATTGGAGTCCCTCAGACATGAATATGCTAATGCACAACTAGAATGTAATGCAGCAGATGAACGAGCTAAGCTACTGGCCTCTGAAGTTATTGGCTTGGAAGAGAAG GCTCTACGGCTTAGATCCAGCGAACTAAAGCTGGAAAGGCAATTGGAGAATTCCCAAGCAGAAATTGCTGCATACAA AAAGAAAGTGTCTAGCCTAGAGAAGGATCGTTTGGATTTACAATCAACTATCAGTGCTCTCCAAGAAG AGAAGAAAGTATTGCAGTCAAAGTTGCGCAAGTCTTCTACCAGTGGAAAGTCTATTGAAGTCAGCCAGAGTTGTTCCAATAGGAAAGACATATCTACTTCGACTGATGACCTTG ATGCCTCTATCAACACGTCTAGCCAGCAAACGGAACATTCTGGCTCTGTTCTCGACAATGATGCCTCCAGTTCCTTGTCGTTGTCTGATACTTTACAGTTGAATGTTGAAGCTTCATTTGCTTATATTCCTCCTGACCAACTCCGGATGATTGAGAACATCAATACAATAGTATCCGAG TTAGCACTGGAGAAAGAGGAGTTAGTGAAGGCATTGGCATCCAAAACATCGGATAATTCCAAACTAAAG GATCTGAACAGGGAGCTGTCTCGAAAACTCGAAGCTCAGACACAAAGATTGGAACTGTTAACAGCCCAAAGTATGGCTAATGGTAGTATGCCAGCCAAACTTCCTGATGCTCATGCAGTCCTTGACAATACTGCTTATGCAGATGAGGGTGATGAG GTGGTTGAAAGGGTACTGGGCTGGATAATGAAACTCTTCCCAGGTGGGCCCTCGAGACGAAGAAGCAGCAAGCTCCTCTGA